The region TTAAAAAATGGCTGAAAACAGGAAAGGACGTACCGCTCAACGTTTCTCCCTCTCCCGATGAAGTCGCCCTGTTGCAGTATACAGGGGGGACCACCGGCACACCCAAGGGGGTGATGCTGACCCATCGCAATTTGGTGGCCAACACCCACCAGTGCAAGGCGTGGACGTATAAAGCGGAATATGGACAGGAAAGATCTTTAGGCATCGTTCCCCTTTTCCATGTGTACGGCATGACCGTTGTCATGAATGTAAGCATCGCATTGGCCTCAACCATGATTCTTCTTCCCAAGTTTGATGTGGACGACACCTTAAAAACCATCGACAAAGAAAGGCCCACCCTTTTTCCAGGTGCCCCAACCATGTACATTACTATCATCAACCATCCAGATGTAGGCAAGTATGATTTATCTTCCATCAAAGCCTGTCTCAGCGGCTCTGCTCCCTTGCCGGTCGAGGTGAAAAACAAATTTGAGGAACTGACCAATGGGAAACTGGTTGAAGGTTACGGATTGTCTGAAACCTCTCCGGTCACCCACGCCAACCTGATCTGGGGCAAAAACGTAGTGGGCAGCATCGGTATTCCTTGGCCGGATACTGACGTCAAAGTTGTCCGTGAAGACGGCAGTGAAGCCGAAGTCAACGAGATTGGAGAGATAGCGATCAAAGGCCCGCAAGTGATGAAGGGCTACTGGCGGCGTCCGGAAGAAACTGAAAAAACGCTGAAAGAAGGCTGGCTGCTCACCGGTGACATGGGCTATATGGATGAAGAGGGCTACTTTTATATCGTTGACCGCAAAAAAGATATGATTATCGCCGGAGGTTACAACATTTATCCCCGCGAAGTGGAAGAGGTGCTCTATGAACATCCGGCTGTCCAGGAGTGTGCCGTGATTGGCGTTCCTGATGAGTACCGGGGTGAAACAGTCAAAGCCTTTATTGTGAAAAAGGAAGGCAAAGAAGTGACCGAGGACGAGTTAAATGAATATTGTCGCAGTAAACTGGCTGCCTATAAGGTTCCGAGGATCTATGAGTTTCGGAATGAACTGCCCAAGTCGATGGTGGGTAAAGTGTTGCGCCGCGTCTTAACGGAGGAAGAAAGAAAAAAGGTTGAGCAAGACAAAAATCAAAAGCTAGGATCGTAAGGTTTACGAGGTGTTGCGAGCACAGCAGAAATGATTGACAACTCAAGGAGGATACGCTAAACTTGAAGTGAATGAGCAATCATTCATAATCTAGATATACGAGGAGATCAACATGGCCAAAAAAACAGGTGAAAAATACGAGGCAATCATCAATGCAGCAGTAAAAGTAATTGCCCGGCATGGCTATCATCAGGCACAAGTTTCTAAAATCGCTAAAGAAGCCAATGTGGCGGACGGGACCATATATTTGTATTTTGAAAATAAAGAAGACATCCTCATCTCTTTATTTGCTGAAAAAATGGGTAAATTTGTGAAGATGGCCGAACAAAAAATTAATGAACACACCACTGTTGAAGAGAAATTGCGCACTTTAGTCTATATGCATTTTTATCAGCTGGCCAAGGATCCAGATTTGGCTGTGGTCACCCAGCTTGAACTCAGGCAGTCGGATCCGGTCTTGCGTAAAAAAATTAATGAAATTTTAAAACACTATTTGCAATTGATTGATAAAATTATCCACCTAGGGATTGAGGAAGGCACATTTTCCTCCGATATCGATCCCTTACTGGCCAGATATATGATTTTTGGCACGCTTGACGAAAGCGTAACCAACTGGCTGATGAAAGAGCGCAAATATGATTTGCTGTCCAATGTGGAGCCGATTTTACGTCTCTTGTTACACGGGCTGAAACCAGCATAAAACACTAGGGCCCTTTCTCTTTCCTTTTCTCTTTAATTGTTAATTAAAGGCAATGACTTCTAATCCACTCTGATTTTTCGCTATAATAGAAATGGACAGAAGATTATTTCGTCCGTATTAAGTTAAGGGGGGATTTGATGGCTTATCAGTATCTTTCTTTGTCCCGGCAAGACCGGGTGGCGGTGGTCACCCTGAACCGGCCGCCGGCCAATGCACTCAGCCCTGAACTGTTACAGGAGCTTGACAGAGTGTTAACGGAAATTGAGCAGGACTCATCTTTAAAAGTGGTTGTTGTGCATG is a window of Caldalkalibacillus thermarum DNA encoding:
- a CDS encoding long-chain-fatty-acid--CoA ligase encodes the protein MGDQQKPWLKHYPPEIPASLEYPNAVVPDLLKEAYEKKPDNIAIRFLGKQLTYAELYHAAVDCARALVKLGVKPGDRVSIMLPNCPQYVIAYYGIMMAGAIVVQTNPLYVERELENQLNDAGAETIIALDLVYPKIAKVQSRTPLKNVIITSIKDYLPFPKNVLYPLVVKKKQGIKVQVDYGETVHHFKKWLKTGKDVPLNVSPSPDEVALLQYTGGTTGTPKGVMLTHRNLVANTHQCKAWTYKAEYGQERSLGIVPLFHVYGMTVVMNVSIALASTMILLPKFDVDDTLKTIDKERPTLFPGAPTMYITIINHPDVGKYDLSSIKACLSGSAPLPVEVKNKFEELTNGKLVEGYGLSETSPVTHANLIWGKNVVGSIGIPWPDTDVKVVREDGSEAEVNEIGEIAIKGPQVMKGYWRRPEETEKTLKEGWLLTGDMGYMDEEGYFYIVDRKKDMIIAGGYNIYPREVEEVLYEHPAVQECAVIGVPDEYRGETVKAFIVKKEGKEVTEDELNEYCRSKLAAYKVPRIYEFRNELPKSMVGKVLRRVLTEEERKKVEQDKNQKLGS
- a CDS encoding TetR/AcrR family transcriptional regulator; this encodes MAKKTGEKYEAIINAAVKVIARHGYHQAQVSKIAKEANVADGTIYLYFENKEDILISLFAEKMGKFVKMAEQKINEHTTVEEKLRTLVYMHFYQLAKDPDLAVVTQLELRQSDPVLRKKINEILKHYLQLIDKIIHLGIEEGTFSSDIDPLLARYMIFGTLDESVTNWLMKERKYDLLSNVEPILRLLLHGLKPA